The Thermodesulfobacterium sp. TA1 sequence AAGCAGAATAAAGGGCGCTAAACATCACCGCATAAGTTTTAGGAAAGGCGGCAAAGGTAGCCCCTCCGGCGGTGATTAACCAAACCTCGTTTCCGTCCCAAAAAGGACCAAGGGCTTGATAGATGGCCCTTTTTTCCTCTTCTTTTTTGCCGAGAAGGTAGAAGGCTGACCCAGCCCCTAAGTCAAACCCATCTAAAACAAAATAACCTGTCCAAAGCACAGCCCAGAGGATAAACCATATTATCTGGTAGATGTTCCCTTCCATGTTTTCACCTCCTTTTGTGTTATTTTAATATCCTAAAGTTTTAGCTACTTCTATCTCTTTTTCAGGTCCTTTGATTGCTGTTTTTAGAATCAGCCAAAAACAGATAAAACCTAAAATCCCATACACTATGATAAAAGCAGGAAAAGAAATGGCTACTTGGGTAACAGAAATAGGAGATACCGCGTCTTGGGTTTTCATCATCCCATAGACTATCCAAGGCTGTCTTCCTACCTCAGCTACTATCCAACCAAGTTGACAGGCAATATAAGGTAATGGAATGTTAACGATAAGGAGCCTTAAAAGGGTAGGGCAGTTTTCTGGGCTGTTTCTTCTTATGCAAGCCCATAAACCAAGGAAAAGGAAAAGAAACCCAAGCCCAACCATAAGCCTAAAACTCCAAAAAGTAAGAGCAACAGGAGGCCTTTCTTCTTTAGGCCATTCCTTTAGCCCTTTAACCTCGGCATTAAAATTGTGATAGGCAAGAAGACTTACCATCCCAGGTATTTTAAAAGCCTCTACCACGTTTTTCTCGTTTTTTTCGTCAGGAATAAGTAAAAGAGCAAAATCGGCACTTTTTTTAGTTTCCCAGAGAGCCTCCATCGCAGCCAACTTAGTAGGCTGGGTATTAGCTACTACAGCTCCATGGTGATGTCCAAGCACAACTACCACTATAGCCCAAATTAGGGTCCAAATAGCGGCTATTCTAAAAGATTTTTTAAAGAAACTTAATTCCCTCTTTTTAAGTAAATGATAACCGCACACACCTAAGACAAAAAATCCACCAAGACTGAAACTGGCTGGTAATACATGTAAAATTTGAGA is a genomic window containing:
- a CDS encoding cytochrome ubiquinol oxidase subunit I translates to MDVLWLSRLQFAAAAMFHFLFVPLTLGLSFLTAIYQTLWLKTGDEDFKRAARFWGKIFLINFGLGVVTGITLEFQFGTNWRYYSEYVGDVFGPLLAIEATLAFFLESTFIAVWWFGWNRLNPKITTTAIWLTTIASNISAVWILLANGWMQNPVGFEIRNGRAELTNFWELLTNPFGWSQILHVLPASFSLGGFFVLGVCGYHLLKKRELSFFKKSFRIAAIWTLIWAIVVVVLGHHHGAVVANTQPTKLAAMEALWETKKSADFALLLIPDEKNEKNVVEAFKIPGMVSLLAYHNFNAEVKGLKEWPKEERPPVALTFWSFRLMVGLGFLFLFLGLWACIRRNSPENCPTLLRLLIVNIPLPYIACQLGWIVAEVGRQPWIVYGMMKTQDAVSPISVTQVAISFPAFIIVYGILGFICFWLILKTAIKGPEKEIEVAKTLGY